One genomic window of Branchiostoma floridae strain S238N-H82 chromosome 4, Bfl_VNyyK, whole genome shotgun sequence includes the following:
- the LOC118413289 gene encoding coiled-coil domain-containing protein R3HCC1L-like isoform X2, with the protein MPEESEPLKEKKMAQDWRRGQRSQEWEREDNQRQSMPCGTSPRAGSEREASCAGTQAQTKDRSRRTRKPEVQMYVPRPMRNRLKKQADTSRSSVPSSHEANQPEIKKQSSEEKGKKSSHPRKCIDSQERFEEPTEKREKLHKSHRESLPTGSKKYRSDKECGQGNDRVKKDDGLRQKGIKEMADIRPKSQSSDRQVRESIKKEPVATVGQLQPWSLASDCEATETVQNTKELSLPDQESKETPEKDAKVPNAVHLISLPGPGSNRKEQQVINDSETVRQEDYSKSAEGITCPNVPSTESYSHCSSGYNIHREASSGLTDVEMSFQDNSGKTDLCNEVFNDIRFTDTVNMFSKEDTEHILVGDQSKAILQSHHCVEVDSALTVTKEMETELAAHQQTLSLMSTHHAQLAGDKTLDVQDVPCDTKSTTSSIEVVDVTVGSENTTGNPEGITSSLRAGECTVLTDKENSEQTKETNSPELTSENKTGVENSSNENDDEDNNEEFWDAETELKGTDLAKEDGVMLEELEATCEDGQQGVAVAMETDEENWDAMFDDDGECLNPDHMEELLSGVRMVKVTTQKPKHDYWNWTPKEIQLEKGYEHVVELSDFPAEFKTPDLVSALAEFQSQGFNIKWVDDTHALAIFSTGAVAMRALQIKNPLLRVKPMSEATQQSKKKVKNCAEFLQPFKSRPAASAMVARRLVSGALGVRANIPKEKREEERRKLKEAKERKRLEIEQRESAWEGR; encoded by the exons GTCGAGACGAACAAGGAAACCAGAGGTTCAGATGTATGTGCCACGCCCCATGAGAAACAGGCTGAAGAAGCAAGCAGACACTTCCAGGTCCTCAGTGCCGAGTTCTCATGAAGCTAACCAACCAGAAATAAAAAAGCAATCGTCAGAAGAAAAAGGCAAGAAGTCAAGCCATCCAAGGAAATGTATAGATAGTCAAGAAAGGTTTGAAGAGCCGACAGAAAAACGAGAAAAACTGCACAAGAGTCACAGAGAAAGCCTACCAACAGGATCAAAGAAATACAGATCAGATAAGGAGTGTGGGCAAGGCAATGATAGAGTTAAGAAAGATGATGGGCTAAGGCAGAAGGGAATAAAAGAGATGGCTGATATAAGACCCAAATCACAAAGCAGTGACAGACAAGTCAGAGAAAGCATCAAGAAAGAACCAGTCGCAACAGTAGGACAGTTACAGCCTTGGTCATTAGCCTCAGATTGTGAAGCAACAGAAACAGTGCAAAATACAAAGGAATTGTCACTCCCTGATCAAGAGTCCAAGGAAACTCCAGAGAAAGATGCTAAAGTGCCAAATGCTGTGCACTTAATTTCTCTTCCTGGGCCAGGGTCAAATAGAAAAGAACAGCAAGTTATTAACGATTCTGAGACTGTAAGACAAGAAGATTATTCTAAATCTGCTGAAGGCATTACCTGCCCCAATGTCCCGAGTACTGAAAGCTATAGTCATTGTTCCTCTGGCTATAATATACACAGGGAAGCCTCTTCTGGGTTGACAGATGTTGAAATGTCTTTTCAGGACAATTCAGGGAAGACAGACTTGTGTAATGAAGTATTTAACGACATTAGATTCACAGATACTGTTAACATGTTTAGCAAAGAGGACACTGAGCACATACTAGTAGGTGATCAGTCCAAAGCAATTCTACAATCACATCATTGTGTTGAAGTTGACAGTGCGCTAACTGTAACAAAAGAAATGGAAACAGAATTGGCAGCACACCAGCAGACACTATCACTGATGTCCACACATCACGCACAGCTGGCTGGAGACAAAACTCTAGATGTTCAAGATGTTCCTTGTGACACCAAAAGTACCACATCATCTATTGAAGTTGTCGATGTGACAGTTGGTAGTGAAAATACTACCGGTAACCCAGAAGGTATAACCTCAAGTTTAAGGGCTGGCGAATGCACTGTTCTCACAGACAAAGAGAATTCTGAACAAACCAAAGAGACAAACTCACCAGAACTTACATCAGAAAACAAAACTGGTGTGGAAAACTCAAGTAATGAAAACGATGATGAGGATAACAATGAGGAATTTTGGGATGCAGAAACAGAACTCAAAGGGACGGACCTTGCTAAAGAAGATGGTGTCATGCTAGAAGAGCTGGAGGCCACCTGTGAGGATGGACAGCAGGGTGTGGCTGTTGCTATGGAAACAGATGAAGAAAACTGGGATGCCATGTTTGATGATGATGGGGAATGTCTTAATCCAGACCATATGGAAGAG TTGCTATCAGGTGTAAGGATGGTAAAGGTGACAACACAGAAGCCTAAACATGACTACTGGAACTGGACACCCAAGGAAATCCAGCTGGAGAAAG GATATGAACATGTTGTGGAACTATCTGACTTTCCAGCTGAGTTCAAGACACCAGATCTTGTCTCTGCACTAGCAGAATTCCA ATCCCAGGGCTTCAACATCAAGTGGGTGGATGATACCCATGCTCTGGCAATCTTTTCCACTGGTGCAGTAG CAATGAGGGCTTTGCAAATTAAAAACCCACTACTGAGGGTTAAGCCCATGTCTGAGGCAACTCAACAGTCCaaaaaaaaggtcaagaactgtgcag AGTTCCTCCAGCCCTTCAAGTCACGCCCTGCGGCCTCTGCTATGGTTGCCCGTAGACTGGTTAGTGGAGCTTTGGGTGTCAGGGCCAACATACCCAAGGAAAAACGGGAAGAAGAGAGACGCAAACTTAAAGAGGCCAAAG aacGGAAGAGGCTGGAGATAGAACAGCGGGAAAGTGCATGGGAAGGAAGATAG
- the LOC118413292 gene encoding nuclear transcription factor Y subunit alpha-like isoform X6: MSTMPPSSLKYIFLSPCSGQKSSTVPNTGAGDGGMATFLINGVPSRMALLDTNNKTDQSVKRVQTGPSAASLTAAQLHMTAMSKTVGWEPDEEPLYVNAKQYHRIMKRREMRAKLEATGKIPKKRKKYLYESRHKHAMARTRGNGGKFSKEN; this comes from the exons ATGTCAACAATGCCACCTTCCAGCCTCAAGTATATTTTCCTGTCCCCGTGTTCAGGACAG AAGTCATCAACAGTGCCCAATACAGGTGCAGGGGACGGAGGTATGGCCACTTTTTTGATCAACGGTGTACCCAGCCGCATGGCATTACTGGATACCAACAACAAAACAGACCAATCAGTAAAGAGAGTCcagacag GACCTTCTGCAGCCAGCTTGACTGCAGCACAACTCCACATGACAGCCATGAGTAAGACTGTAGGCTGGGAGCCAGACGAGGAACCGTTGTACGTGAATGCCAAGCAGTACCACCGCATCATGAAGAGGAGAGAGATGAGAGCCAAGCTAGAGGCAACTGGGAAGATcccaaagaaaagaaag aagtacCTCTACGAGTCTCGTCACAAACATGCCATGGCCAGAACTCGAGGGAATGGAGGAAAGTTTAGCAAAGAGAACTAA
- the LOC118413292 gene encoding nuclear transcription factor Y subunit alpha-like isoform X2: MQSSTGNDGYDSYDSQPEDLTIETSEPPSHHTFPPVSFQFHTTFPDVYLPPSIPNQTTASTFVPFPFLDSHVEAEVPEVLTLGNTHTSEDLLTTQTPSASITSLKSSTVPNTGAGDGGMATFLINGVPSRMALLDTNNKTDQSVKRVQTGPSAASLTAAQLHMTAMSKTVGWEPDEEPLYVNAKQYHRIMKRREMRAKLEATGKIPKKRKYLYESRHKHAMARTRGNGGKFSKEN, translated from the exons ATGCAGTCTTCGACAGGGAATGATGGATACGACAGCTACGACTCACAGCCTGAAGACCTCACCATTGAGACTTCTGAACCTCCCTCACATCACACCTTTCCTCCTGTTTCCTTTCAGTTTCACACTACCTTTCCAGATGTTTACCTACCCCCAAGCATCCCAAATCAGACTACAGCTTCGACTTTTGTGCCTTTCCCATTCTTGGACAGCCACGTTGAAGCAGAGGTGCCAGAAGTGCTAACCCTTGGCAATACCCACACAAGCGAAGACCTCCTAACAACTCAAACTCCGTCAGCAAGCATCACATCTTTG AAGTCATCAACAGTGCCCAATACAGGTGCAGGGGACGGAGGTATGGCCACTTTTTTGATCAACGGTGTACCCAGCCGCATGGCATTACTGGATACCAACAACAAAACAGACCAATCAGTAAAGAGAGTCcagacag GACCTTCTGCAGCCAGCTTGACTGCAGCACAACTCCACATGACAGCCATGAGTAAGACTGTAGGCTGGGAGCCAGACGAGGAACCGTTGTACGTGAATGCCAAGCAGTACCACCGCATCATGAAGAGGAGAGAGATGAGAGCCAAGCTAGAGGCAACTGGGAAGATcccaaagaaaagaaag tacCTCTACGAGTCTCGTCACAAACATGCCATGGCCAGAACTCGAGGGAATGGAGGAAAGTTTAGCAAAGAGAACTAA
- the LOC118413292 gene encoding nuclear transcription factor Y subunit alpha-like isoform X1, whose protein sequence is MQSSTGNDGYDSYDSQPEDLTIETSEPPSHHTFPPVSFQFHTTFPDVYLPPSIPNQTTASTFVPFPFLDSHVEAEVPEVLTLGNTHTSEDLLTTQTPSASITSLKSSTVPNTGAGDGGMATFLINGVPSRMALLDTNNKTDQSVKRVQTGPSAASLTAAQLHMTAMSKTVGWEPDEEPLYVNAKQYHRIMKRREMRAKLEATGKIPKKRKKYLYESRHKHAMARTRGNGGKFSKEN, encoded by the exons ATGCAGTCTTCGACAGGGAATGATGGATACGACAGCTACGACTCACAGCCTGAAGACCTCACCATTGAGACTTCTGAACCTCCCTCACATCACACCTTTCCTCCTGTTTCCTTTCAGTTTCACACTACCTTTCCAGATGTTTACCTACCCCCAAGCATCCCAAATCAGACTACAGCTTCGACTTTTGTGCCTTTCCCATTCTTGGACAGCCACGTTGAAGCAGAGGTGCCAGAAGTGCTAACCCTTGGCAATACCCACACAAGCGAAGACCTCCTAACAACTCAAACTCCGTCAGCAAGCATCACATCTTTG AAGTCATCAACAGTGCCCAATACAGGTGCAGGGGACGGAGGTATGGCCACTTTTTTGATCAACGGTGTACCCAGCCGCATGGCATTACTGGATACCAACAACAAAACAGACCAATCAGTAAAGAGAGTCcagacag GACCTTCTGCAGCCAGCTTGACTGCAGCACAACTCCACATGACAGCCATGAGTAAGACTGTAGGCTGGGAGCCAGACGAGGAACCGTTGTACGTGAATGCCAAGCAGTACCACCGCATCATGAAGAGGAGAGAGATGAGAGCCAAGCTAGAGGCAACTGGGAAGATcccaaagaaaagaaag aagtacCTCTACGAGTCTCGTCACAAACATGCCATGGCCAGAACTCGAGGGAATGGAGGAAAGTTTAGCAAAGAGAACTAA
- the LOC118413292 gene encoding transcriptional activator HAP2-like isoform X3, with amino-acid sequence MQSSTGNDGYDSYDSQPEDLTIETSEPPSHHTFPPVSFQFHTTFPDVYLPPSIPNQTTASTFVPFPFLDSHVEAEVPEVLTLGNTHTSEDLLTTQTPSASITSLKSSTVPNTGAGDGGPSAASLTAAQLHMTAMSKTVGWEPDEEPLYVNAKQYHRIMKRREMRAKLEATGKIPKKRKKYLYESRHKHAMARTRGNGGKFSKEN; translated from the exons ATGCAGTCTTCGACAGGGAATGATGGATACGACAGCTACGACTCACAGCCTGAAGACCTCACCATTGAGACTTCTGAACCTCCCTCACATCACACCTTTCCTCCTGTTTCCTTTCAGTTTCACACTACCTTTCCAGATGTTTACCTACCCCCAAGCATCCCAAATCAGACTACAGCTTCGACTTTTGTGCCTTTCCCATTCTTGGACAGCCACGTTGAAGCAGAGGTGCCAGAAGTGCTAACCCTTGGCAATACCCACACAAGCGAAGACCTCCTAACAACTCAAACTCCGTCAGCAAGCATCACATCTTTG AAGTCATCAACAGTGCCCAATACAGGTGCAGGGGACGGAG GACCTTCTGCAGCCAGCTTGACTGCAGCACAACTCCACATGACAGCCATGAGTAAGACTGTAGGCTGGGAGCCAGACGAGGAACCGTTGTACGTGAATGCCAAGCAGTACCACCGCATCATGAAGAGGAGAGAGATGAGAGCCAAGCTAGAGGCAACTGGGAAGATcccaaagaaaagaaag aagtacCTCTACGAGTCTCGTCACAAACATGCCATGGCCAGAACTCGAGGGAATGGAGGAAAGTTTAGCAAAGAGAACTAA
- the LOC118413292 gene encoding nuclear transcription factor Y subunit alpha-like isoform X5, translated as MSVSKSLSHSHTHGINKHTTPSVTVNNPSFVSPPKPSTSCMSTMPPSSLKYIFLSPCSGQKSSTVPNTGAGDGGPSAASLTAAQLHMTAMSKTVGWEPDEEPLYVNAKQYHRIMKRREMRAKLEATGKIPKKRKKYLYESRHKHAMARTRGNGGKFSKEN; from the exons ATGTCTGTGAGCAAATCTCTTtctcacagtcacacacatggCATTAACAAACATACAACTCCATCAGTCACAGTTAACAACCCCAGCTTTGTGAGTCCACCAAAGCCAAGTACCAGTTGCATGTCAACAATGCCACCTTCCAGCCTCAAGTATATTTTCCTGTCCCCGTGTTCAGGACAG AAGTCATCAACAGTGCCCAATACAGGTGCAGGGGACGGAG GACCTTCTGCAGCCAGCTTGACTGCAGCACAACTCCACATGACAGCCATGAGTAAGACTGTAGGCTGGGAGCCAGACGAGGAACCGTTGTACGTGAATGCCAAGCAGTACCACCGCATCATGAAGAGGAGAGAGATGAGAGCCAAGCTAGAGGCAACTGGGAAGATcccaaagaaaagaaag aagtacCTCTACGAGTCTCGTCACAAACATGCCATGGCCAGAACTCGAGGGAATGGAGGAAAGTTTAGCAAAGAGAACTAA
- the LOC118413292 gene encoding nuclear transcription factor Y subunit alpha-like isoform X4, producing MSVSKSLSHSHTHGINKHTTPSVTVNNPSFVSPPKPSTSCMSTMPPSSLKYIFLSPCSGQKSSTVPNTGAGDGGMATFLINGVPSRMALLDTNNKTDQSVKRVQTGPSAASLTAAQLHMTAMSKTVGWEPDEEPLYVNAKQYHRIMKRREMRAKLEATGKIPKKRKKYLYESRHKHAMARTRGNGGKFSKEN from the exons ATGTCTGTGAGCAAATCTCTTtctcacagtcacacacatggCATTAACAAACATACAACTCCATCAGTCACAGTTAACAACCCCAGCTTTGTGAGTCCACCAAAGCCAAGTACCAGTTGCATGTCAACAATGCCACCTTCCAGCCTCAAGTATATTTTCCTGTCCCCGTGTTCAGGACAG AAGTCATCAACAGTGCCCAATACAGGTGCAGGGGACGGAGGTATGGCCACTTTTTTGATCAACGGTGTACCCAGCCGCATGGCATTACTGGATACCAACAACAAAACAGACCAATCAGTAAAGAGAGTCcagacag GACCTTCTGCAGCCAGCTTGACTGCAGCACAACTCCACATGACAGCCATGAGTAAGACTGTAGGCTGGGAGCCAGACGAGGAACCGTTGTACGTGAATGCCAAGCAGTACCACCGCATCATGAAGAGGAGAGAGATGAGAGCCAAGCTAGAGGCAACTGGGAAGATcccaaagaaaagaaag aagtacCTCTACGAGTCTCGTCACAAACATGCCATGGCCAGAACTCGAGGGAATGGAGGAAAGTTTAGCAAAGAGAACTAA
- the LOC118413295 gene encoding small nuclear ribonucleoprotein G-like, translated as MLRISSLKFGNRHPYVHHDRRLDGSGLLLPVVFLYNPSPSTMSKAHPPELKKFMDKRMCLQLNGNRKVSGILRGFDPFMNLVIDECVELRGNERQSIGMVVIRGNSIIMLEALERVV; from the exons ATGCTTCGGATATCTTCGCTAAAGTTCGGAAATCGTCACCCCTACGTACATCACGATCGCCGTTTGGACGGTAGCGGACTGTTGTTGCCGGTTGTGTTCTTGTACAATCCAAGCCCATCCACGATGAGTAAAGCACATCCTCCCGAATTGAAGAA GTTCATGGACAAGCGGATGTGCT TGCAGCTGAATGGCAACAGGAAAGTGTCGGGCATCTTGCGAGGTTTTGACCCCTTCATGAACCTTGTTATTGATGAGTGTGTGGAACTCAGAGGCAACGAGAGGCAGAGTATCGGCATGGTG gtGATCCGTGGCAACAGTATCATCATGTTGGAAGCCTTAGAGAGAGTCGTTTGA
- the LOC118412957 gene encoding LOW QUALITY PROTEIN: NLR family CARD domain-containing protein 4-like (The sequence of the model RefSeq protein was modified relative to this genomic sequence to represent the inferred CDS: inserted 3 bases in 2 codons; substituted 1 base at 1 genomic stop codon), with protein sequence LYESAHNTGLSDAVDDIIVCLKDLYATEYAHVRPLSWREDLNLDLXEVYTSLQLQRRDDRGHFQNTDTIVSLXKVKEGEDVRNVRVEGDSGIGKSCSCQKLAHDWSNGKLDRFKIVFFLEMRHLAGKVNEAIFEQLLPKDTKFTPERLWSCIQENQDDVLFILDGLDELSQAAREVTDVVDLIQVKIVRNCHVLVTSRPYHCVKDLEKCHQFYKIVGYNKENSEEFIHKYFFKXPESASKLVEQFQSNINLSEIVVNPLNNVLICVVWEDSNNELPSNKAELYEMIMLSVAKRSCTKKSLPLDGDQLPLNIQEALRGLEKLSWEGLEQEQLQFNLNEITKKYEVNADNMLDMGLLTRDYSFSRIKRTCYCAFLHKTFQEYMAARYIGVLVTDGNSKVTLKKRDGCLSKRPEIWH encoded by the exons CTTTATGAATCTGCACACAATACAGGATTGTCTGACGCGGTTGACGACATCATCGTCTGTCTGAAGGACCTGTATGCTACAGAATATGCGCATGTGCGGCCTCTGTCGTGGCGTGAAGACCTCAACCTGGATCTTTGAGAAGTCTACACCAGCCTGCAGCTCCAGCGAAGGGATGACAGGGGGCACTTTCAGAACACAGACACTATCGTAAGCTT CAAGGTAAAGGAAGGTGAAGATGTCAGAAACGTAAGGGTAGAGGGTGACTCTGGTATAGGGAAGTCGTGCTCTTGTCAGAAACTTGCCCATGATTGGTCCAACGGGAAATTGGACAGATTTaagattgttttctttcttgaaatGCGACACTTAGCTGGGAAAGTAAACGAAGCAATATTTGAGCAGCTCCTACCAAAGGATACAAAATTCACCCCAGAAAGGCTCTGGTCATGCATCCAAGAGAACCAGGATGATGTTCTCTTCATTCTAGATGGTCTAGATGAGCTCAGTCAGGCAGCTAGGGAAGTCACAGATGTGGTGGACTTGATTCAGGTTAAAATCGTCAGGAACTGTCATGTCCTGGTCACCTCCAGGCCATACCACTGTGTCAAAGACCTGGAGAAATGTCACCAGTTCTACAAAATTGTTGGCtacaataaagaaaattcagaaGAGTTTATACACAAATACTTTTTTA TCCCAGAGTCTGCTTCTAAACTAGTGGAACAGTTTCAAAGTAACATCAATTTGTCAGAAATAGTAGTTAATCCTCTCAACAACGTTCTCATTTGTGTTGTCTGGGAAGATAGCAACAACGAATTGCCTTCTAACAAAGCTGAACTTTATGAAATGATTATGCTTTCGGTTGCTAAGCGATCCTGTACAAAGAAAAGCCTTCCATTGGATGGTGATCAGCTTCCTCTCAACATACAAGAAGCGTTACGAGGCCTGGAAAAACTGTCTTGGGAGGGGCTAGAGCAGGAGCAGCTCCAGTTTAACTTAAATGAGATCACAAAGAAGTATGAAGTGAACGCTGATAACATGTTAGACATGGGCCTCCTGACTAGAGATTACTCTTTCTCCAGAATCAAACGCACCTGCTACTGTGCCTTTCTGCACAAAACGTTTCAGGAATACATGGCCGCTCGCTACATCGGTGTCCTGGTCACGGATGGAAATAGTaaagtgacgctgaagaagagagaCGGATGTctctcgaaacgtccggaa atttGGCACTGA